ACCAGTATCGCTCTTTGGGTTGCATGGTCTAGTTCCAGTTCCGATTCTTCAGCGTAGGTGAGAATATCTGTGATCCAATCGTAACGTTCGCGATATCCGCTAGGCATTTCAATTGCTGAAGTGAGCCCATTTCGGTATTCAAATTGATGTGAACGCGCTCTCTCATCAAATGGTATCCAGGAAGTTATTAACTCCGTATCGTCTTGATATTCAAAAATGTGCCAGTGAGGTCCAATTCTCAGTTCCTGTAGACGTTGCAGATCATCGTATTTTGCATCAAGAAGAGTGAATGGTTCTTCACCATCAAGGCGTTGTTCGATACTTGTAATCAGTGTTAAATCGGTTCCGAAATAGAGTTTTCGACCGGTTGGGGCAGTCAGTGCCTGGATGGCTCCATCGCGGTAGGTATATTCCCAGCCATCGTGTGATAGAATTCTAACATAAGCCTTGTCTTCATCGTTGCGGATTGCTGTCCAACCCTTGGGGAGCTCGGCAGGTACGGTTTTTAAGAGTAAATGTTCTGCGTTCTTTCCGCCAAATACCATCTCTCTGCCGCCTGGCGCCACCCAGATTATTTGTCCTCTTCTGACTGGAACCACATAGGTTGTGAGTTGGGGTACGGTCCAAAGGCTGAATGTCTCGTATTCATCGAGGGGATAATCTGAAAGCGAATGTTCCAGCATTATCGGAAAGGAAAACTCTGGTGAGCCGCCCAGGCTCCCTAAAGTAAAACTCCTAGACAAACTACCGTCGATTCCGAGACGGCCCAGGCTTAAACTCTGTTTTTTCCAGTTCTCAGCAGAAACGGATACTACCGCTAATAATAAAATAATGATATACTGATGGCGCATGACTTCAAACTTTAACAATTCTTATTGACTATAATTAGGCAAACAGCGTTTAAGTGATCTCTTCATTTTTTCCGCCATGACAACATTTTTCTACATCATCTCCTTTTTTGTCGTATCGGCACCACAGGACTATACGGGTTTTCGTGTGTGGACAAATAGCGATGGGCAATCCGTTACTGCTCGTTTGATTAATTCTGATGAAGAAAGCGTTAAGATTGAGACTCGCGAATACCGCATCTATGATATCTTAATTGAAGACCTGTCTGAAGATGACCGTAACATTGTCGTTGTTACATTGGGAAAAGATAAGTTCGATGCGGCACTTCGTTATCTGGATGAAGAGTTGAATAAGAAAAAGAAAGGAAGAAAAGTAACCGACGTAGATCTCCCCTACATACATGATGCGGCGAATTACCTGCATGCTCGTTATGCTTTGCTGGAGTCAAAATTGCAGCCGTTAGGTCAGTTCGCAGATGACTCGACTCATTGGCAGCGCCTTGAATCTGGGATGGCTTATTTTATGACAGACTGGCTTGCCCGGGCTCGGACTGAAGACAGGATATTGTTCCCCGATGGACGACGAGTTCCGTTTTTGGAACACATTGTTTTGCGTCTCCGCGAATTTGACGAATACATTACGGCCAAAGAAGATGGGGAGCCTTACATGCAATCGCGCGTTGGAATGTTGATCCCTGTTAAATTTGTACCTGAAGGTGGCGTGACTGAAAACCAGCCTTATCATTACTTCGCCTACCTTCCAGAAAATTACGGCTCTTCCGAAGACCCTTTACTCTTTGTCATGCAGGGGGCGGGAGAACATGGGTTGAATCTCGACAACATGAGGGTTCAGGAATTGGTCAAGAAACTTGCGAAGGAAAAGGACTATCCGATTCTATGCGCTGCAATCCAAACCAACGACGAGTATTACAAACCGGATTACCTGAATGTGGTTTTTGAAGATGTGAAGCAGCGCTTGACTTTCAATGAAGACCGTGTCGTTGCGAGTGGCTTTAGTGCTGGCGGTGCCGGTGTCTGGCGCTGGGGTGTGGCCAATCCTGAGCATTTTGCTGCTTTAGTTCCGATATGTGGAAACTTGCCGCTTTATGAGATTCGACGTTTGCAAAGCATGCCCGTTTGGCTCTTCAACAACGGCAGAGATAATGTTTATATCCAAGAGCGTGCGATTGCTACCTTGGAGGGCATGGGTGCGCCGATTAAGAATACAATTTATGAAGATGGGAAAGGGCACAATGCATGGACGGCAGCTTATAATGAAGACGAACTTGTGCAGTGGATTTTAGAGCAACGTCGCGACAACACACGGGATATCCCTCCACCTCCGTTTTCTAAATTCGCTTTTGATGATCATCTGACAGCGCCCGAAGTACAATCCATACCGGCTGCGGAATATGTCACGCTCATGTATGGGGCCAGGGAGAAGGATGTGGCCAAAGACTCAATAATGCAAAGACATCAAAAGCGCTATGGATTTTTTCATGACGCCGTTTTGAATGACTCATTCAAAGCACTTAACCAATATGTTCGTCACAACCTGCAACAACCAGCGATCAATCCGCTGACTCGCTTTATTGATAGAGATGAGGAAACGGAGTATATATTTGGAATTGAAACATCAGGATTAAGCAGGAAGGAAGTTAGTCCGCCCTTTGAATTAGATTCTGCCAGAACGTTCAATTGTTACACATCTTATTATCTCAGTGCGATCTCCGATCCATCGGCAGCTTTGAATCGCCTTAGAAGGATGGCTGAGGATGAGGGGTTTGAGCTGACTGGTGAAGATCGTGTCGTTTATCACCAGCCATTCTTTGATGATAAGCAGTTTTATGAGCTTCAGGTCGGCATACGCTGAGCGATGGAAGGGATTTACTACTTTGGTGAGAATCTGCGCTGGAATCTGCTTTGGCAGAATCCGAATGTTGCCGGTGCCTTTGTTACAACATGTCTGATTGCTTTATCTGCTTTCAGCCTCACATTGATCCTGCGAAAAAGCTGGATGTGCTATTTGGGTATATCATTACTTTTGGTGCAAACTGCAGGGCTGTTTCTTCTTGCTAAAACTTATTCAAGAGGAGCACTCGTGGCCTGGATTGTTACAACGGTAATTTTACTTCTCCTCAGTTTGGTTCGCTTTGGTGGCAGACGCATTGTCTGGGCTCACTTCGTTGGTTTATTGTTCGTGATGGTGCTTATGCTTTGGGCAACAGATTTTATCTCCCGGGCTGATCCACGATTTGTTTCTCAAGATGCCTCGGCGACGAATCGGCTAGTACTCTGGCAGGGTGGAGCACAAATGATTGCCGCTGCGCCGTTAAGTGGTTGGGGTATTGATCAATCGGGTTCCGGTTTTATGAACTGGTATCAGGATGTCGAAGCAACGGCAGGCTATCGTGGTATGGTTAACAGTTACCTGCATGTTGGGGTTGAAAGAGGATTACCCATATTGGCGCTCTGGCTAATGCTGCTCTTTGGTGTTCTTTTCTTGTCCGCATATTACGGATTCAATAAGGGATGCCCCGAATGGATGGCTCCATTTGCAATGTCCACAATTGGTGCCTGGCTTGCTTTGGCTATATGCAACTTTTTTAGTACATTGTGGATATTTAAATCACTTTGGTTCGTGCCCGGCGCATTCGCATTAATATCTCTTCTGTTATTCCTAACTGCTTTGAGAAAAGCCTCATTTCGTATTGTTGTATTAGGTTCTTTGGCATCTAT
The Rubellicoccus peritrichatus DNA segment above includes these coding regions:
- a CDS encoding O-antigen ligase family protein — translated: MEGIYYFGENLRWNLLWQNPNVAGAFVTTCLIALSAFSLTLILRKSWMCYLGISLLLVQTAGLFLLAKTYSRGALVAWIVTTVILLLLSLVRFGGRRIVWAHFVGLLFVMVLMLWATDFISRADPRFVSQDASATNRLVLWQGGAQMIAAAPLSGWGIDQSGSGFMNWYQDVEATAGYRGMVNSYLHVGVERGLPILALWLMLLFGVLFLSAYYGFNKGCPEWMAPFAMSTIGAWLALAICNFFSTLWIFKSLWFVPGAFALISLLLFLTALRKASFRIVVLGSLASITMALLVCLGLFAYGHSQNTTAYSLVKSDGFITLTNDNQGKGLSFLIYPDSDTLGQDVGKAIRQLLGEKKLGIQHIVIAWPEVKKQESTDDDLTMIVVCGASVNDSAIDYNGQDVLLLNPVGSVPVGLESANSVEILFGSVDIHRQQKRWLRSAKKNQWKITRIPGLGQDLTPMWPECLYMGKLSSEM